The stretch of DNA CGTGGACACCACCGGCAAAACCCGACGCTGGGTCTACCTCCACTACTTCAAGGCCGGCCAGCCGTCCATCAACTGGCTGGACCCCACCTTCGCCGGCATGCGCCTGGTGGTGGGCGATGCGCTGCATTCGCTGGTGGACCTCGGCACCGGCGCACTCCGGCTCGATGCCAACGGGTTCCTGGGCGTTGAAAAAAGCGCCGAGGAGGAGCCGGGCTGGTCCGAGGGGCACCCGCTGTCCGAGGCCGCCAACCAGCTCATCGGCTCCATGATCCGCAAGGTGGGCGGGTTCTCCTTCCAGGAACTGAACCTGACCATCGACGACATCAAGGCCACCTCCGAATCCGGGCCTGACCTTTCCTACGACTTCATCACCCGTCCCGCGTACCACTTCGCCCTGGTCACCGGGGATACGGAATTCCTGCGGCTCACGCTCCGGCTCTCCCAGGAAATCGGGGTGGATCAGGCCTCACTGGTCCATGCCCTGCAGAACCACGACGAGCTCACCTACGAACTCATGCACTTCGCCGCGGGCCACCGGGATGACGTGTTCGAGCTCGGCGGCCAGGAAATGACCGGGTCCCAGATCGCCGAGCACGTCCAGCAGACCATGCGGGAGCGGCTCACCGGCGAAAACGCCCCCTACAACTCCGTGTTCACCATGAACGGGATCGCCTGCACCACCGTCAGCTTCATCATGGCCACCCTGGGGGTCCAGGATCCGGAGGCGCTCACGCCGGAGCAGGAGGCGCAGGTCCTGGACGCCCACATCCTGCTGTCCATGTACAACGCGCTGCAGCCGGGCGTCTTCGCACTGTCCGGCTGGGACCTGACCGGGATTTCGGTGCTGGACCGCGGCACCGTTGGCGAGCTGATCGCGCAGGGTGACACCCGCTGGATCAACCGCGGCGCGCACGACATCATGGGCACCAGCCCGGATGCCACGGCCTCATCCTCCGGGATGCCCCGTGCCCGCAGCCTCTATGGGCCGCTTCCGGAACAGCTCGAAAACGAAAACTCCTTTGCCCGCAGGCTCCAGCGGATCCTGGCAGTGCGGGAGGAACACGGCATTGCCACCGGAACGCTCCTGGACGTGCCGGACGTTTCGCACCGCGGGCTTCTGGTCCTGGTGAACGGGGTGGCCGGCGGCGCGGTCGAAATCACCGTGCTGAACTTCTCCGGCCAGGACATCTCCGGCAGCGTCCGGTCCACCCACCTTCCGCCGGGCGCCAGCGTGCGCGACCTCTTCAGCGGCGAAACCGTGGGCCAGGTGGATGACCTGCACAGCTTCTTCATCGACCTGCCGGCGTATCAGGGCACCGCGCTGCTGCTTGAGGTTGAAGAAGCGGACGACGACGGCTCACCGGCCACGGAGGCCTGATCCCCGGGGCGGGGCTGCTTCGGTAACGGGAGCACGCCCCGCCTCGGCGGCAGCACCTGGGCCAGGAAGAGGACGAGGACCCCGGCGAGCGGGACCACCAGGAGACCGGTCCGGACGCTGGTGGCGTCGGCGATGAGCCCCACCACGGGCGGTGAGCAGAGGAAGCCCAGGCGCATCAGCCAGCTGACCAGCGTCAGCCCGGTGCCATGCCGCAGCCCGGGCAGCTCATCTGCGGTGTGCATGGCTGCCGGGACCAGGGTAGCAACACCCAGCCCGGCGGCGGCGAACCCGGCGATGGTTCCGGGGACTGTGGGCCAGGCCAGGGCAACGCCCATACCGGCCATGACGATCACGCCGCCGCAGCGGGCAACGGCACGCTGGCCGAAGCGGTCCACCAGCCGGTCGCCGATCAGCCGGCCCACGAACTGGGCGCCGGTCAGCGAAACATAGCCCAGCGCCGCGAGCGAGGCGGCAGCCCCGAGGGAACCGGACAGGTACACAGCGGCCCACGTACTGCCCGCATCCTCCACCAGGCTGCCCGAAACGGCAATCAGCACCAATGCCGCCAGGATTGCCCAAATCTTCACCGGTGGCCGTCCCGTGGTCTTCGCCGTCCCTGCAGCCTGGCCTGCCTGCTCCGTGGCTGCGGGATCATGGCCGGGCAGGAGAAGCCGCGAGGCGGCGAATGCCATGGCCGCGAAAACCAGGCAGGACAGGCCGAGGTGGAGCCCGCGGGACAACCCGGCCAGGATGGCACCGGCCCCCATCAGTCCGCCCAGGACGGCGCCGATGCTCCACACCGCGTGGAACGAGTTCAGGATGGACCGGCCGTACAGGCGCTGCACCCTCAGCCCGTGCGAATTCTGGGCCACGTCCGTGATGGCATCGGCGGCCCCCGCGGCAAAGAGCGCACCGGCCAGCAGTGCCCACGACGGCGCCAGGCCGGCAGCCAGCACCCCGGTCCCGGTCAGCACGGTGCCGGCTACCGCCACGGCCGCGCTCCCGAAACGCCGGATCAGCGCGGCGGCGCCCAGGCCCGCCACCAGGGCGCCCAGCGGAAAGGCCGCCACCGCCAGGCCAAACTGCGCGTTGGAGAGGTGCAGTTCGTCCATGATGGCCGGGTATCGCGGCAGGAGGTTGGCGAAGAGTGCACCGTTGGTCAGGAACAGCAGGGCCACGCCCAGGCGTGCCCGGCGGAGCCGTGCTGCCGGGAGGGCCGGGGTTTCGGAGAAAGCCATGGGATGGCCTTTCTGGGGGTGTTAGGTCAGGGGTGCGCTGCGTTAGTGGTGTGCTGCGGCTGGCGTGGTGATGCGGGCCACCGCCTCGGCCGTGGCGGTCCGGTGGTGTTCTTCGGTGTCCAGGGCGGCATGAAGGGACAAGCCCTCAATCAGGGCGTCCAGCATCCGGCATGTGGAAGGGTCGAAGTGCCGGACCAGCGCGTCCCGGCTCTGCTTCATCCAGGCGTGCGTGATTCCGCGGTAGAGCGGTTCGCGCGCCGCGAGGGTGTACAGCTCCTGGGTGAGGACCAGTTCGCGGGCTGAGCCGGTGAGGTCCTCGTGGATCAGGTCAACCACGGCGGCACGGGCCTCATCGAAGGTGGTTGCCTGCGCC from Pseudarthrobacter chlorophenolicus A6 encodes:
- the treS gene encoding maltose alpha-D-glucosyltransferase codes for the protein MSEPTTSEGIFEADALDVEEGQETAAAPEQAADAEISYDEQFYPARPKALRPIARRRQYLATRPSFEFDGRNAAYVEWLRNQAMLGDANTLARQLSGQASMWQNSYAHPNPRAAVERAPVWFTAYPLSFITQPGQSFLSALGDEGMWEAFRNIGIRAIHTGPVKLAGGISGWMQTPSVDGHFDRISMGIDPVFGDEDEFRRMCEVAAEHGGTIIDDIVPGHTGKGADFRLAEMNFRDYPGIYHMVDIPEEDWHLLPDVPEGKDSVNLSPDAEQALQKAGYIIGRLQRVIFYEPGVKETNWSATRAIVDTTGKTRRWVYLHYFKAGQPSINWLDPTFAGMRLVVGDALHSLVDLGTGALRLDANGFLGVEKSAEEEPGWSEGHPLSEAANQLIGSMIRKVGGFSFQELNLTIDDIKATSESGPDLSYDFITRPAYHFALVTGDTEFLRLTLRLSQEIGVDQASLVHALQNHDELTYELMHFAAGHRDDVFELGGQEMTGSQIAEHVQQTMRERLTGENAPYNSVFTMNGIACTTVSFIMATLGVQDPEALTPEQEAQVLDAHILLSMYNALQPGVFALSGWDLTGISVLDRGTVGELIAQGDTRWINRGAHDIMGTSPDATASSSGMPRARSLYGPLPEQLENENSFARRLQRILAVREEHGIATGTLLDVPDVSHRGLLVLVNGVAGGAVEITVLNFSGQDISGSVRSTHLPPGASVRDLFSGETVGQVDDLHSFFIDLPAYQGTALLLEVEEADDDGSPATEA
- a CDS encoding MFS transporter — its product is MAFSETPALPAARLRRARLGVALLFLTNGALFANLLPRYPAIMDELHLSNAQFGLAVAAFPLGALVAGLGAAALIRRFGSAAVAVAGTVLTGTGVLAAGLAPSWALLAGALFAAGAADAITDVAQNSHGLRVQRLYGRSILNSFHAVWSIGAVLGGLMGAGAILAGLSRGLHLGLSCLVFAAMAFAASRLLLPGHDPAATEQAGQAAGTAKTTGRPPVKIWAILAALVLIAVSGSLVEDAGSTWAAVYLSGSLGAAASLAALGYVSLTGAQFVGRLIGDRLVDRFGQRAVARCGGVIVMAGMGVALAWPTVPGTIAGFAAAGLGVATLVPAAMHTADELPGLRHGTGLTLVSWLMRLGFLCSPPVVGLIADATSVRTGLLVVPLAGVLVLFLAQVLPPRRGVLPLPKQPRPGDQASVAGEPSSSASSTSSSSAVP
- a CDS encoding TetR/AcrR family transcriptional regulator; translation: MAVTQRRFDPERRDRIISAALDVIAESGVAGASHRKIAARADVPLGSMTYHFSGMDEVLREAFTRFAATIAVRFEARMAQATTFDEARAAVVDLIHEDLTGSARELVLTQELYTLAAREPLYRGITHAWMKQSRDALVRHFDPSTCRMLDALIEGLSLHAALDTEEHHRTATAEAVARITTPAAAHH